TGAGCCTGGTTCAAGGTAGTTCTTCCACTCAGCGGCGCCTGCAGCTTTGAACTTATTCGGGTCACCACTAACAACAAAGCTGGCGTAGAATCTAGATAGAATGGTCCCAGCTTGCGGGTATTGCGTATCCGGCTCGGCCCAGGCATACGGAACGTCAGAGCCATGCGAGATCCCGAGGTATGAGGCCACGCTGTTGTTGGTGTTCCAGTGCAGTTTCCATACGGGAACTTCTGCGGCAGACAGACGCGTCGCAATCTCCTGAGAGGCGCTGATGTAGGACGTTTCGCCGTAAACCGCAGTGAGTCGGGTGAACTGAGCAGATTGGCCCCGGGAGTCTGCAAAAGGGCTTGCAGGATCGGTCTCGGGATCCGGATACAGCCGGGAGAAGACCTCTCTATCGCTTTCGTTGAGCCCGGGATAGAGATTGGAGAGCCAGCCCCATGCTTCATCGTCCGTGGTCAGGTTGGTGGGAGCGTACAGACTGCCCTCGTCGGTGATGAACGATGTCAGCGCCGGCAGGTGGTTCCATGTGTTAGAGTCCCAGGTTTCGGACGGGAGACGCGGAATGATGACAGCATCTGAGAAGCAAGTTAGTCTTACCATATTTAATATCATTATCCTGCAAGGCGGAGTCGTCGAGAAGAATGAGGAATACTCACCAGACACAGGCTGAAAAGGATGGGTGCCGTTGTATCGATACGCCGCTAGCAAAGCAGTCGCCGTCTCCTCAAGCACTTCAACATCCACGGCTCTCAAGCACGAAAGCAAATTCTCGGCGGTTTCATTACTCTGACAACCAACTCCGCTCACATACCGCTCAAACTGCCTAACCGTTAACGGGTCCGAAGCGCTGGGAAACGACCGTCCCGTTGGACCGCCAGACTGGAAGATTGCCTGCTGAAATAGCTCTTCGCCAGGAGTGAAGGTATTCTGGTAGTGAAAGCCCACAGAGTGAGCGCCTGCTGACTTGCCCCCCAGAGTGACGCGTTCGGGGTCACCTCCAAATGCGGAGATGTACCGATGGACGAAGCGGAGAAGCTGGTGTTGATCCTGGAGACCGAGGTTGACGTTGCCGAGGTCTGAGAGGACGGGGTTTGCTAGGAAGCCCAGAGCGGCCAGCTAAGAAGTCCATATTAGTGAGAATCCTCAATTTTGGGATATTGAGAATGGACATGCTCTGTAGTTGAACGTCACGACAATCAGTGGTTCTGGGGAGGAGGCAACGAGTGAAGCTCCGTCAAAGGTGATGCCAGCGCCGTTGCGGAAAAGGCCCTATGAACCCAGTCAGTCGGCAATCAAATTGGAATACGTCATAAAAAGGTCGGAGCGAGACTCACGCCATAAATCCAAACCAAAACGGGTAACTTCTCATCAGCGCTCACGCCCGTCGGCCTGTAGACATTGAGGTTGAGGCAGTCCTCGCCATACTCCAGTGCAGTCGTGATAAACGTGACCAAGTTTGAGTTTCCAGGCTCTTGTATGCAGACTTTACCATACGACGTGACGTCCTTTGTTCCGTTCGAGGAAGATGGCCAGCCGACCGGAGCAAAACGAAGGTCGCCGATGGGTTGTTCTGCGTAGTCGATGCCATACCATACGTCAACCGGACTCGCAAGCGGGTAACCGGACGTAGTGTTAAATAGAGTCTTTCCGACATAGGATCCGTACGATGGGATATGAGCAACCAGAGAGCTGTTGCCGACGATTGGACTTCCCGATGCAGCAGCAAAGAGCAAGGCGCCAATGGCTCCAGCCCTAAGCCAGGAACCGCCTTGGGTATGCGACGCGAACATGGCGACGAACACAGACGGAAACACGGTTGAAAGAAGGTGAGTTGGAATAACTCTAAGAGTTGGAAAACCATTTCCAAGACCCCCTCATCCACCATTTATATGAGGTTAGATGGAGAGATAGAGCCGATTCCATGCCGGTGGTTTGACCCCTCTTGTCGTTGACATCCTTGTACGTCCCACAACCAAGGTCGAAGTCCCCGCCAGAAACTGATCGCGCAAGAGCTGTCTAAATGACGAGACTTGCAAAGACAGAAACTGTTCGCATTCTTTGAGTCGGCTTTCATTGTGCTACCTCTCATAAGGGCTGGAGATATTTCAGGTACAATAAAGTGGCGGTTTCCATTGGTCAATGCCCTTCATAAGTCTCCAACGCCCAGGTAGTCGGTTGAACAATGAGTGCATCATGAGTGATTTGATGCTGTGGATCTCCAGGAGCCCCTGTATTTGAGATCTTGGCACTCAGGAACGATTCTCTTCAGCACGTCTATCGGCAGCTATCAATGGTCCATGTTCAGAGCGATAGGCAGGCTTTCGGAGAGATAGCGAGCCGAAATCTGAAGGATCAAAAATGAAATCTGGACCTTGTTATCGCGAATTTCAGACCCTCGTTATCAATATCTTTTCCCTCTATCTTGATATTTGGGGAAGCTTGAAGCAAAGTTGAGGAGTAGTGTCAAAGACCGAGAACGGCTGGACCCGCCGCGGAATCCGGGAACAATGCCGGCACCGCAGCTTCGTTTGCCTACCGCAGATGGGCAGTGCATCAAATAACATGGGCCAGGCCCGTGGACCTGGATACACCATGAACTTCGCATAGACGTGGAGCCGATTACCCTGTCAGTAGCCTCGCGGGCTGCAGCGACACATACACAAACTCAACATGACGGGATCTGTAACGCTGACAGACGTTGTATCTCATTATTAATCGAAAGAAACCTCATCATTCCCTCAGCTCCCTCTCAGCCGCCTTATGTATTTTGCTTGGATATTCATGTTGACCATCACGTCATAGCCTCACTAGTCTCTATACACACCCCGACCAACCACATTTGCCTTACTCTCTATTCATCATCACCGGGCACCCTCCTGACCTCTTGCTATCAACAACATCAGTGTGCAATTTGCTTATGTCCTCCGCCGACAGCTGGACATCCTGTGCCACCGCCTCATCGAACCTCGCTTCCGGGCCGCGGTTATCAGTCTTGGCCTCCTTCTTCACCACGCCATCTGGGGCAATCTGCCGGAACATTTGCAGTGAGTCGAACCATGTGTCCACGCCCTGCAGTCGCAGCTGATCGTCCACACGCGCGATCGTCACACCTTCAATGTCGATCTGTCCACCGTGAGCCTTGGCGGTGACCTTGTCTCCTTTGCTGTACACGTGCATTTTTGTCAGTCGCAGTTACACGACCACAACCGATTAAGAAGAAAATGACAGATGTCTGCTAAGTGAGGGTGGCAAAGCAGAGGCACGTCGAACAGAACAGTGtgacgggggggggggggggggggggagagcACACTCACTCGTTGAAGCCGACGTAGTCATTCTTCATGACCCCCCAGTGACGCCACTTGAATGCGATGCACGGCGGGCCACTGTAGACCTCAATGACCTCCCAGGCGAAAGTGGGCATCATGCGCTTGAACGTCTTGTGACTGGATGCAAAGTCTGAGTAGTCTGGGCTGTAGTACTCATTGGGCGTGATGACGGCGTTGTAGGTGCCGACCTTGAGCATGTGCTCGCCCGTCTGCGGCGCGCCGCCGTTCACGGAGAAGGTGTAGTTGGCGTGGTCGACGGTCCTCCAGTCGTCGAGCTTCGTCTTGAAAGAGGCTTCAACCTCCCAGTTCTTCACCAGGTTCTCTACAATCTCTTCGAGACTGCCCGCCTTGTGGTTCATCTTCCTCCCTAGAGAAGTAGTGTTGTCAGATTGAGACCTCCCAATACACCGGGTGGATAGAAGTATGACGTTTTGAGAGTGATGTGATCTTACCTTCTCTCCAAACTTTGCGCGTTTTCGTGTAATCTGGCGCCCTGCCGTATCTCCACTGCACACCCTCATCGCTAAAGACGGCGTTGGGGGTGGTGACATAATCCGGCAACGCATTTCTCTGCGCCGCCGCGGCCTGCGGCATGGGGTCCTGAGCGTTCACGAGAACCATATTGGGCGATGAAAAGCTTTCGGCGTTAAGGAGTTTCGAAAAGAGTGAGACGAAAGAGGCTTGTTGgctctttaataagttcttggAGAAATCTGCCACGGGGGGGCGTTTGTTGTCGCACGCAAGTCGGTGGTGAAATATGTCTTAGATGCGCGTGGAAGAGAGGAGAGACACGGGGCGTTAAACAAgtccttttttcttttcttctccCCTCCAAAGAGTCGTGGCAATAATCCTTCAACCACGGCCTTTTCCTGAAACGGAAATCGCAGCGTGATGGGGAGAAGGAAGAAAAGGCGAATCACTTGAGGCACTCAAAATAACCTTCCAGTCTGCGCCGCAGGATCGGGTGGGAAGTTTTCTGCAATGCGTGCTGCAATGGGACGGACAAGAGCGGGGCGACGAAAGGGAAAGCTGGGAGACGTCCGAGCTCGCAGATTATCTTCGGAACACAACCAGATCCGTGTGCGAGAAGGGTGGCTTGTACAACGATGAACGCAAGCCTGGAACCCAAGCTGGCTCAGACAGTCGAGCGCCAAAGCGAAGGAGAAGAGTTGCGGGTGGTTACACGGGCACTGTGCGCACCGCAGGCGGCAGAAGCAAACAAGTTCAGATTCTGCAGTTTGATACGCTGAGCGTCGTCCCGGGAAGCGAGAAGCCCTGGGCTCATCTGACTTGATCAGCAATTTGTCGTGATTCAGACATTCCGATTGTGTGGGAGAGAACAATGGAAACCTACATGATGCAGGCGGCGCGGAACGAGGATGAGGGAGAAGCCACCCAACCGGTATTAGGGCGTTATCGTACGAGGAGTAAGCAAGATCTCTTCGCCAATCGAGACTCTTTGTGCGGAAACTGAGAGCGCAAAAGCTTAAATTTGCTTAAGGGAAAATTGACATATCTCATCATCACGGAGCACGAAGCCATTCTTATGTACATTGGCAGAGAAGCCTTCACCGGCACTTGAGTATCACCAATCCTGGCGGGGAAAAGAAATCATAGAACAGAGGGAAAAGCGAGAAATGTTGACACTTGTTGAGCGGACGCAGGGAGAGAAAGGGAGGCTGTAATATCGACTCCCTATTGGCTCGACCGAAAGTTAATAATCAGCCAGATCGACGAATCTAACAACCTTGAACGGGGCCCCTCCCCTGAGTTGTCTCTCCTCCCCCAGGAGCGAGTACAATGTCTTTGATTTATCACGTCTGTCTGGCTTGTGGGTTGCAAGAGTTGTCTCAGTCTGATAGCCACGCGGATAGGAAGGCAAGCAACTTTCCGAAGCTGCGGCGGCCAATCGCGTACCGCAGTCCCAGACAAATCGATTTGATCTGGCGTTAGTCACTAGTCGGGGATGTCGGGGGGTTGGCCGGCACAAGAAGAAACGAGGATGGCGTGCTAGTGACACCTTGCCTCGTGGTTTGGCACGCTGAGAAAGTGAATCAACGCACTTCGCCACGCGACAATGGGGCACTCGATGCCGTACCACCCCCCTTTTGAGTGTCATCATCTCGGCATCATCATCGATGAGACGGAGAAAAAGTCCTCGTTCCCGACCTAGACTGGGCCCCTGTTCCCGACTTGTCGATAAAAAGAAAGTAAAGAAAAGCCACAGAAAGCCTAGCGCTTGAGACAATAGACCGGAACGCGAAATGGGGGCGCTCTGGTTGGCAGGAGATAAAGTCTTGAACCCGTGAAGTCGACATTAGGATCCTTGGCCGTTGAGGGACGCATTCCAGTCAAGCCCACATGTCATATATCAACTAGTGGGATGAAGTTGAATGGGCCACACATGCCGTGCCGCCATAGTTTGATCATTGACCGGATCATTCGGTATGCGATTCGGCCTAGCCGTCTCAGACACAACTTGTGCCCGACAATCTCCTGTGGTCGCACACATCCATGGGTAGATCCAGCCACAGGCCTCCCGATGTGGTTGTGCCGAGGGGCCCCGCAATCGGGCGAGCCCTGAAAGTGGAACCCCGTCCGGAATGTGTCATGAGGGCGGGACGGGAGGCGCCTCCGTTAGCGGTCAGATGTTTATGCCTCTCGTCGACTAGAGTCTCCCAGAGTAGTCATGTCTTGTCAGCAACACGCCGCGAGGCTTGCTTCCTTGATTGTGTTCAACGTGTCGAAAATTGTCTGGTGAACTGCTTGGATGCACACATGCCCTCGGCTTTTCCAATGTAATCTCACATTGAGATTGAGACTGTTGGGTGTGGATGGTGACCATCACAATCCGCAAGTCGCCTTTTTACTTGTTCTCACCAACAGGAAAACACCAGCTTCTGCAATAGACCGTCTACTAACCGAATCGCGATGATATGCCCTTTTCAGAAAACAGGGCATCCCAAAATGAAGGCCAAAGTGCCATCAGAAGCCCAATAAGGCTGGTGTCAGCAACCGGCGTTAGAGTAGCATACTACCGCGCGGGTAATGTATTTTATGCGATGCAATTTAAGTAGTTGCCAACCTTAGAAGTCAATTCCGCTTTCTGTGGGCCATTATAGTTGCTCCGAGGCGGGAAACATCCTAGCAAAGAGCCGATCTGTGGAGAGCCTGCAGGTACCGTCGCAATGGCATCGAAAGACATCGGATGCCGCCGGCTAGATCCTAGCCATACTGTACCAAGGCAGATAACTTTGCTGAATAGCTGTGCGGAGATCTGGAGAGCCGCCCCTCACTCGGACCACAATCGCTTCTAGATTTGCTTGCAACCTTCCGTGATGAGCTGTCAACAGCCTAATTGTCTCCACGTATAGGACCACTGTTGGTTGCGCTTTGTAACAATTTGATCAGCTATTGAGGGCTTTTCGACCTGCCAACGGATATCTGACCATTGCTAGACGGAATCAAACTGTATCCGAAAAGTTCAATCACTCTTGAGGGTTCGAAAGTGATTGGTATAAATACATGACACAGTTCACGGACGAAATCGAGAGACACACCCACATTGCATTCAAACACATGATTCGTCTTCTCCCAACGACAAACTTGACGCCAAACTTTCAAAATAATTTAAGCCTTGAATCTCTCAATCTTACTTTGGACACCCTCTCCAAGCGATTATCATGCAGTTCACCATCGCCACCCTCATTGTTCTCGCCAGCGGCGCAGCCGCTCAATTCTGCGGCGTCGTCACATCACCTGTGCAAAGCTATGTTCCGTGCACATTGGAACAATATCCCGTGATGGATGCCGAATGCACGGCAATTGGCGGCACAGTATCTGGCCACAACCAAGAGAGTGGAGATGCTCGGTCCAACTGCATCACGTACTGCAACAACGTTCCCACCGGCGGACACGACACGACCGGTAACATCCTTGGCCGTCACAGCTATCACGTCTACGTTGTCGACTCGTGCACTAGCTGTGGCTACTGCGGCGCTCTGTAAAGGATGTCCACCAGATAATAAATCGATCAAAAGACGAGAGCAGCCACGCTACTTAGGTGACGAAAGAGGAAACAGGCTGGGTTCCGCGTGAGGTTACATGTACGCATAAGAGGGCTGGGAAGATGGCAGGTCCTGGCGCTCATATTTCAGTATTATCTACTTTATCAAGATTCAAATAAGACCCTGTAAATTTCAAGGCATTACATCATACGAGAGCTACCGCAAATGGTGAAGTTGTCTCCGCTTGCAGACCGTACTAGAACTTAACAGGTTCCAAAGCGCTCGTTTGCTCATTGTGTGATGACAGCAAATTATCAAATATGCAGTACAGCTCGAAGACTGCTTGGTCCACACCCGGAGGCTTGATAACACTGACTTTGCGGACGGGATCAGGTGCGCAAATGCTTCTGGCATACCCAGAACACCATTCGTGGTGATTCTAGTTGCCTGCCATCCTCGACTTCACCTTGACGTGGAAGTTCTTAGGCTTGACGAACCATGCGTTGCGTGTTTTCCAGGCACCTCTTGGTGTAGCAGCCGCACCTTCAAGCTTGAAGTCAAAGTCCCGGATAAGTCGAGGAATGAGCTTGGACATTTCCAAGATAGACACATTCTTGCCAAGGCATGTGCGTGATCCCAGCCCAAACTGGAAGACGGTTCATGTTAGATATCACATGCCCCAAGAGAGTTAGGTAACCATAAGAAAACGGGGGTTCATCTTACAGGCATCCAGTTTCTGTTCATCACGGAGATCCTTTCTTCATTCTCAATCAGCCAACGATCGGGGTTGAATTTCTCGGCATCGTCTCCGAAAATGGCTGTGTTTCTGTGGTGGACCCAGCTGTTGATTCCAACGACGGACTATCAAGAACGGTTGAATGGTTAGTGATCACCAGTTGAGGACTGAGAACATGGGAAGCATTGACTCACTCCAGCCGGAAAGAAACGCTCGCCGATGGTAGCACCGCCCTCGGGAACAATGCGCTCGAGCGGCAGGCCCACAGCTGGATGGACGCGCAAAGCCTCCTTGATCACTGCTTGAAGATACGGCATTTTCTGGCTTTCTTTGAAACTCGGTGCTTGAGACAGCTCGCCGCGACTGGTGAAGTCTGCAATCTCCTCGCGAAGCTTCGCCAAGGCATCAGGGCTCTTGAGCAAGTGGTAAACAATGGCTGAGATGCTGATACCTGTCGTGTCTGACCCGGCAAAGACATTGCTGGCGCAGCCGATGAGAAGATGCCAGTTGGTGAACTCAGTGGGGTTGCTGGAGTGCTTGGCCAGGAATTTGGTGAGGAACGTCTCTCCAACAGCAGCGCCGTCTTCGGCACCTTTGACCTCGATGACCGTCTTTGGAGAAGCTCGCTCCTCCTCAATGGTCTGCGCCGTAAAGTCTATGACATACATCATCTTCGCTCCCATGCCAAGACGCTTTGTGATGCCGGTAACCAGTGGTGCAATGTACATATGCACGGAAGGAAAGATACCAGTCAAGCTCGAGTATACCAAGCTCTTATTGATGTTATCAATGACCTGTGCAATGTCTTCGCCACGATCCAGGAAGCCGAGACGCTTTCCGTAGGTCATCATTGCGACAGCATCAAAGGCGAAGCACTGGAACCAATGTCCGATGTCTACTGTAGAGCCAGCCTTGGCAAACTCTGAAAGACGTTGAGAAAAGAGAGCACCGCAATCATCCACGTATGGCTCGTAGTTCACAAGAGACGTCATTGAATACGCGTTGGTGTAGAACCGTCTGCTGTGAGCATGACGCTGTATCGAGCGATCCGAAAATACGTCCCATTGATCCTCATTCGGCTGGAACGGGATGTACCATTCTGACTTCTGGAATTGCGTACCATGGCCATAGACAGTCTTGAGGGCTTCCGCGTCGTTGATACTGTATCGGTTCGGGCCGTAGCGGACGATGGGCCCTGGCGAGAAAGGATAAACTTTAGTACATATACTCCTTGCTGTCGCTTGACGCTCTTACCGTATTGTTCGTGTAGTTCTTGGTTGACCTTCTCAAATTTTCCCTGTTTAAGGCGATGAAAATACCAAAAGTCTGTGTAGCGAGCCAGCAAAGGTCCGGGCACCGATCGTAGGGGGGAGCGAAGCCACTGAACAAAGGAGACAAGGATCTGGGCAAGGAGGGCAAAGCCTGCAAATGCCAATAAGAGTTGGGTATTCATCGTAAAGATGCTCGTATAAATTATGAGGAAGATAGATAGGCAGATGAAAAGCTCAATA
This is a stretch of genomic DNA from Colletotrichum lupini chromosome 10, complete sequence. It encodes these proteins:
- a CDS encoding acetylcholinesterase; translation: MFASHTQGGSWLRAGAIGALLFAAASGSPIVGNSSLVAHIPSYGSYVGKTLFNTTSGYPLASPVDVWYGIDYAEQPIGDLRFAPVGWPSSSNGTKDVTSYGKVCIQEPGNSNLVTFITTALEYGEDCLNLNVYRPTGVSADEKLPVLVWIYGGLFRNGAGITFDGASLVASSPEPLIVVTFNYRASNPVLSDLGNVNLGLQDQHQLLRFVHRYISAFGGDPERVTLGGKSAGAHSVGFHYQNTFTPGEELFQQAIFQSGGPTGRSFPSASDPLTVRQFERAVDVEVLEETATALLAAYRYNGTHPFQPVSDAVIIPRLPSETWDSNTWNHLPALTSFITDEGSLYAPTNLTTDDEAWGWLSNLYPGLNESDREVFSRLYPDPETDPASPFADSRGQSAQFTRLTAVYGETSYISASQEIATRLSAAEVPVWKLHWNTNNSVASYLGISHGSDVPYAWAEPDTQYPQAGTILSRFYASFVVSGDPNKFKAAGAAEWKNYLEPGSDGLGWQVNVSKNETWLEKDDIRREAIEYWRSIPEKLDH
- a CDS encoding cytochrome P450 oxidoreductase produces the protein MIVPIILVHLLSRNARDQLSRQLSALSINIELFICLSIFLIIYTSIFTMNTQLLLAFAGFALLAQILVSFVQWLRSPLRSVPGPLLARYTDFWYFHRLKQGKFEKVNQELHEQYGPIVRYGPNRYSINDAEALKTVYGHGTQFQKSEWYIPFQPNEDQWDVFSDRSIQRHAHSRRFYTNAYSMTSLVNYEPYVDDCGALFSQRLSEFAKAGSTVDIGHWFQCFAFDAVAMMTYGKRLGFLDRGEDIAQVIDNINKSLVYSSLTGIFPSVHMYIAPLVTGITKRLGMGAKMMYVIDFTAQTIEEERASPKTVIEVKGAEDGAAVGETFLTKFLAKHSSNPTEFTNWHLLIGCASNVFAGSDTTGISISAIVYHLLKSPDALAKLREEIADFTSRGELSQAPSFKESQKMPYLQAVIKEALRVHPAVGLPLERIVPEGGATIGERFFPAGSVVGINSWVHHRNTAIFGDDAEKFNPDRWLIENEERISVMNRNWMPFGLGSRTCLGKNVSILEMSKLIPRLIRDFDFKLEGAAATPRGAWKTRNAWFVKPKNFHVKVKSRMAGN